The following coding sequences are from one Diospyros lotus cultivar Yz01 chromosome 7, ASM1463336v1, whole genome shotgun sequence window:
- the LOC127806496 gene encoding AP2-like ethylene-responsive transcription factor At1g16060, giving the protein MAKLSQQNTNSNNGNANKATTNPGSVIKKAKRTRKTVPRDSPLQRSSIYRGVTRHRWTGRYEAHLWDKNSWNESQNKKGRQVYLGAYNDEDAAAHAYDLAALKYWGRETILNFPVSTYQEELKEMEGLSREEYIGSLRRKSSGFSRGVSKYRGVAKHHHNGRWEARIGRVFGNKYLYLGTYATQEEAAIAYDVAAIEYRGLNAVTNFDLSRYIKWLRPNNNNTNNQLNPNIETNPDNTIMARNHELELNAHLHNQDQAAIAGAVSAPNQARPGTATSALGLLLQSSKFKEMMEMTTAAEFPSIMPQESNPQQCNAFPDDIQSYFDQSGVYGEGDHDIFFGELNSLMFDA; this is encoded by the exons ATGGCGAAGTTATCACAGCAAAACACCAACAGCAATAACGGCAATGCAAACAAGGCCACCACTAATCCCGGCTCCGTGATCAAGAAGGCCAAGAGGACCAGAAAGACTGTCCCCAGAGACTCGCCGCTTCAGCGTAGTTCCATTTACAGAGGGGTTACGAG GCACAGATGGACGGGAAGGTATGAAGCTCATTTGTGGGATAAGAACAGCTGGAATGAGTCCCAGAACAAGAAGGGAAGACAAG TCTATCTCG GTGCCTACAACGATGAAGACGCAGCTGCTCATGCTTATGATTTAGCAGCACTGAAATATTGGGGCCGAGAAACCATTCTTAACTTTCCA GTGTCAACGTATCAAGAAGAGCTCAAGGAAATGGAGGGTCTGTCCAGAGAGGAGTATATTGGATCATTGAGAAG GAAAAGCAGCGGTTTTTCTCGGGGAGTCTCCAAATACAGAGGAGTCGCAaa ACATCATCACAATGGAAGATGGGAAGCCAGGATTGGAAGAGTGTTTGGCAACAAATACCTTTATCTGGGGACATAtg CTACTCAAGAAGAGGCTGCAATTGCATATGATGTTGCAGCCATAGAATATCGGGGGCTTAATGCTGTCACAAATTTTGACCTTAGTCGATATATAAAATGGCTAAGACCTAACAACAATAATACCAATAATCAACTAAACCCTAACATTGAGACTAACCCAGATAATACTATCATGGCCCGAAATCATGAACTTGAATTAAATGCCCACCTCCACAACCAAGATCAGGCTGCAATCGCGGGTGCTGTCTCTGCTCCAAATCAGGCTCGGCCAGGCACTGCCACGTCAGCCCTCGGACTTCTACTTCAgtcatcaaaatttaaggagATGATGGAGATGACCACGGCAGCCGAGTTTCCCTCCATAATGCCTCAAGAGTCTAATCCACAACAATGCAATGCATTTCCTGATGACATACAAAGTTACTTTGATCAGTCTGGTGTTTATGGTGAAGGAGATCATGATATTTTCTTCGGGGAGCTCAACTCACTGATGTTTGATGCTTGA
- the LOC127806636 gene encoding gamma-glutamyl peptidase 3-like, which yields MVIMGIKEEKRYGLLQACQDSEYVKNVYGGYFNVFMAALREEGSGERWDLFRVVNGEFPDMNELESYHGFVVSGSPHDANGNDCWILKLCFLLQTLDSMRKKVLGICFGHQVLSRALGGKVGRTYSGWDIGLRSVKIVKSFSPCAFLEGLDETPPALSIIECHQDEVLEVPVGAEVRAYSDKTGVEMFSIADHILGIQGHPEYTKDILHHLIDRLLTNDCIEKGFAQDAKSKLETAEPDRKRWERICKKFLKGT from the exons ATGGTGATCATGGGGatcaaagaagagaagagatacgGGTTGTTGCAGGCATGCCAGGACTCAGAGTATGTGAAGAACGTGTATGGCGGCTACTTCAACGTGTTTATGGCAGCCTTGCGAGAAGAAGGAAGTGGGGAGAGATGGGACTTGTTTAGGGTTGTTAATGGAGAGTTCCCAGACATGAATGAGCTCGAAAGCTATCATGGCTTTGTGGTGAGTGGCAGCCCTCATGATGCCAATGGCAATGACTGCTGGATTCTCAAGCTTTGCTTTCTCCTGCAAACCCTGGATTCCATGAGAAAGAAAGTTCTTGGCATTTGCTTTGGCCACCAG GTCCTAAGTAGAGCACTGGGTGGAAAAGTGGGAAGGACCTACAGTGGTTGGGACATTGGGTTGAGAAGTGTGAAAATAGTGAAGAGTTTCTCCCCCTGTGCCTTTCTTGAAGGCCTGGATGAAACCCCTCCTGCCCTTTCCATCATTGAGTGCCACCAAGATGAG GTTTTGGAGGTTCCAGTGGGGGCAGAAGTAAGAGCATATTCAGACAAAACAGGAGTGGAGATGTTCAGCATTGCAGATCATATTCTGGGGATTCAAGGCCATCCTGAGTACACCAAGGACATTCTTCATCATCTCATCGATCGTCTCCTCACTAATGACTGCATTGAG AAAGGATTCGCCCAAGACGCCAAGTCCAAATTGGAGACAGCTGAACCAGACAGGAAACGCTGGGAAAGGATATGCAAGAAGTTTCTCAAGGGCACATAA